AGTGAAGCTTTATTGTCTTGTCGCCATCGGCCGCAACTTGCTGCCCGTCAATCAGGCAGTGCTTGACAGGTGTCGCGGAGCGGGGATTGTTTATTTCCATCTTCTTTCCAACTTCCTGCCGTTTGCTGGCGGCATAAAACAGTTGCGAAGAATGGTATTGAGATGGGCGCGTTCCCACAACGTAGTGGTTTGCAATCACCCATATAGGTATAAGCTATAGCCGGAATCCAACGCCTCACTTCGCGCAGAATTCCCCCTTCCAGATGTCGCGCTCAACAAGTTCCTTGACGACTGAGACCGTCAGTTTCTGCACTTCTCTTGAAGCCCTTTTGAGAACCTTGTCGGGATTTCTGACCAGATAAACCGATCGACGTATTGTGGGCTCGACGATCGGAGCGCTGACCAGTTCACCCTGGTTTTCGAAATCGTAGGCTGCCGCCGGGGCCAATATCGTGCTGGCGCTGCCTCTCGAAACCAGGGATTTGATCTGGGTCAGAGAGTCCATCTCTACCACCACATTCAGCGTTTTGCCGGAGGACTTGCAGAAGCGGTCAATCAAGATTCTCAACCCGTGCGATTTGGACGGCAGAACCAGCTCCACCGTTTTCAGTTTCTCCATGGGAACAGGGCAGCCGGGAGGCGTATCAAAGGGCCAATTGTCTTTGGCGGAATAAAAGTACATATCCTCATTCAAGAGCAGTTTACTCTGACTGCTGCGCAAGTTGTTGGTGTCATAGAGAATTGCCAAATCAATACTTTGGTCGTCGACCCAGTCCTTGATAAAACCGCTCATCGCATCAACGGCCCGAAATCTGATCTGAGGATAATCGTTTCGGATTGTCTCGACCAAAGGAACAGACAACA
This portion of the Hoeflea prorocentri genome encodes:
- a CDS encoding LysR family transcriptional regulator, yielding MEIRQMRYFIEVAEQGSLASAASEIGIAQPSLSQQVKNLEERIGTELLIRSSRGVTLTEAGATFLEHAKKILSNVDVAMEDVRLAGTEPTGMVVFGFPSSVSMVLSVPLVETIRNDYPQIRFRAVDAMSGFIKDWVDDQSIDLAILYDTNNLRSSQSKLLLNEDMYFYSAKDNWPFDTPPGCPVPMEKLKTVELVLPSKSHGLRILIDRFCKSSGKTLNVVVEMDSLTQIKSLVSRGSASTILAPAAAYDFENQGELVSAPIVEPTIRRSVYLVRNPDKVLKRASREVQKLTVSVVKELVERDIWKGEFCAK